A single region of the Lotus japonicus ecotype B-129 chromosome 4, LjGifu_v1.2 genome encodes:
- the LOC130711178 gene encoding nucleobase-ascorbate transporter 6, translated as MAGGGGGGAPAPKADEPQPHPPKDQLPNVSYCITSPPPWPEAILLGFQHYLVMLGTTVLIPTALVPQMGGGNDEKAKVIQTLLFVAGINTLLQSMFGTRLPAVIGGSYTYVPTTISIILAGRFSDEPDPIEKFKRIMRATQGALIVASTLQIVLGFSGLWRNVARFLSPLSVVPLVSLVGFGLYELGFPGVAKCVEIGLPELIILVFVSQYVPHALHSGKHVFDRFAVLITIAIVWLYAYILTVGGAYNHAARKTQTTCRTDRAGLIDAAPWIRVPYPFQWGAPSFDAGEAFAMMMASFVALVESSGAFTAVYRFASATPLPPSILSRGIGWQGVGILLSGLFGTGNGSSVSVENAGLLALTRVGSRRVVQIAAGFMIFFSILGKFGAVFASIPPPMIAALYCLFFGYVGAGGLSFLQFCNLNSFRTKFVLGFSIFLGLSIPQYFNEYTAINGYGPVHTGARWFNDIVNVPFQSKAFVAGVVAYFLDNTLHKKESAIRKDRGKHWWDKYRSFKTDTRSEEFYSLPFNLNKYFPSV; from the exons ATGGCAGGGGGCGGTGGCGGAGGAGCTCCGGCGCCGAAGGCTGATGAGCCACAGCCACATCCACCGAAGGATCAGCTACCCAATGTTTCTTACTGCATTACAAGCCCTCCTCCATGGC CTGAGGCCATACTTCTTGGTTTTCAACATTATCTTGTGATGCTCGGCACAACTGTGCTAATTCCAACTGCTCTTGTTCCCCAGATGGGAGGTGGCAAT GATGAGAAGGCCAAAGTTATCCAGACACTACTATTTGTGGCTGGAATCAACACATTACTGCAATCTATGTTTGGAACTCGTTTGCCGGCTGTAATTGGCGGGTCATATACCTATGTTCCAACAACAATCTCAATTATTCTTGCTGGTCGGTTCAGTGATGAGCCAGATCCTATAGAG AAATTCAAGAGGATAATGCGGGCAACCCAAGGTGCTCTTATTGTTGCTTCAACCCTTCAAATAGTACTGGGCTTTAGTGGTCTGTGGCGCAATGTTGCAAG GTTCTTAAGTCCACTTTCAGTGGTTCCTTTGGTATCTCTTGTTGGTTTTGGACTGTACGAGTTAGGCTTTCCTGGG GTTGCTAAATGTGTAGAGATAGGACTGCCGGAGCTTATAATTCTAGTATTTGTTTCACAG TACGTACCCCATGCACTACATTCAGGAAAGCATGTCTTTGACCGTTTTGCTGTTCTAATTACAATTGCGATTGTCTGGTTATATGCTTATATCCTCACTGTTGGGGGTGCCTATAACCATGCTGCACGTAAAACACAGACAACCTGCCGCACTGATCGTGCTGGCTTAATCGATGCTGCCCCATG GATACGAGTTCCGTATCCATTCCAATGGGGAGCACCTTCATTTGATGCAGGTGAGGCCTTTGCCATGATGATGGCATCCTTTGTTGCTCTTGTAGAG TCCAGTGGAGCTTTTACTGCTGTTTACCGATTTGCAAGTGCAACACCATTACCCCCATCTATTCTTAGTCGGGGTATTGGTTGGCAG GGAGTTGGCATACTGTTATCAGGATTGTTTGGAACCGGCAATGGATCCTCTGTATCTGT AGAGAATGCTGGTCTTTTGGCTTTGACTCGTGTTGGCAGTCGAAGAGTGGTGCAAATAGCTGCTGGGTTTATGATCTTCTTTTCAATTCTAG GGAAATTCGGAGCAGTTTTTGCCTCCATTCCACCTCCCATGATTGCTGCACTGTATTGCTTGTTTTTTGGTTATGTTG GAGCTGGAGGTCTAAGTTTTCTTCAATTCTGCAACCTCAATAGTTTCAGAACAAAGTTCGTTTTAGGTTTCTCTATCTTCCTGGGCTTGTCTATTCCACAGTACTTCAACGAGTACACAGCAATTAATGGTTATGGTCCAGTTCACACAGGAGCAAGATGG TTCAATGATATAGTCAATGTACCATTCCAATCAAAAGCATTTGTTGCTGGGGTTGTGGCGTATTTCTTGGATAACACACTGCATAAGAAGGAATCTGCTATTAGGAAAGACAGAGGAAAACATTGGTGGGACAAGTACCGGTCCTTCAAGACTGACACAAGAAGTGAGGAGTTCTATTCACTGCCTTTCAATCTGAACAAGTACTTCCCATCTGTGTAA